In Rhabdothermincola sediminis, the sequence CCACGCGGGTCTGTGTCTGCCCATCGCGCTGTTCGACCACCACGCCGGCTCCCTGCCCCGGCCGGCGGGTGATCTCGCCGGTCAGGATCTTGTGGTGGAGCGTCAGGATGGCGTGCATGAGGGTCTCCGGCCCGGGTGGGCACCCAGGGGCGTAGACATCCACGGGGACGACCTGGTCGACGCCCTGCACCAGTGCGTAGTTGTTGAACATGCCTCCGGTCGACGCACACACCCCCATCGAGATGACCCACTTCGGCTCCATCATCTGGTCGTAGACCTGCCGAAGGACGGGGGCCATCTTCTGGGACACCCGGCCGGCGACGATCATCAGGTCGGCCTGCCGAGGTGACGCGCGGAACACCTCCATGCCGTAGCGGGCGAGGTCGTAGTGAGGGCCCCCGGTGGCCATCATCTCGATCGCGCAGCACGCCAGGCCGAAGGTCGCGGGAAAGACGCTGCGGGCCCGGGCCCACTTGACCAGCCCTTCCAACGTCCCCGTGAGCAGGTTGTGCTGGAGCCCGGCCAACCCCTCCTCGCGAAATCCCCCGCCAGCCATCAGGCTGCCTCGCTGGCCACAGCGGGCTGTCGGCCTTCGGTGCCGACCCGCCGGACGGTGGTCGCGGCCGTGCGGGTCGGGCTCACCAGCTCGGACGGGCGCTCACGGCGGACCGGGCCCCACTCGAGCGCCCCTTTGGCGATCAGGTACACGAACGACTCGAAGACCGCGAGGGCGAAGATCACCACTGCGGCGATCCCGAAGCCGCCGAGGTCTCGGAACGCCAGCGCGAACGGGAAGAAGAAGATGATCTCGATGTCGAAGACGATGAAGATCATCGCGACGAGGAAGAACTTCACCGGGAACCGCTCAGGAGGCTCCCGGCTCGGGATGATGCCGCACTCGTACGGCGCGATCTTGGGAGGTGTCGGCTTCGGGGGGACGAGCAGGCGCTGCGCCGCCCGGCTGATCGCGCCGAAGAGGACTGCCAGGACGAGCAGGGCGAAGATCGGCAGGTACTGGGCCATCGTTCAGGCCCCCTTCGCCGCCTCGAGGTTCTTGGCGAGCGTCTTGTCGCGGTAGTGCAGTACGAGGGCGAAGAAGATGAACAGCGACAAGGAGATCACGAAGTAGAGGAAGGGGATCAGCCGCACGTTGCCGAGGTCACGTACCAGCACCACCGAAACGACCGGTGCGTTGCGGTCGACGACGGGCAGCGGCGGCGCCTCACCCGGCCGAGCTTGCTGGGGAACCACCGCCTGCACCTGCACCACCGCGAAATGGGTGGGGTGCTTGAGGGTCAGCGTGTTGCGCACCTTGAGCCAGATCCGGCACAGCGGCTCGTCCGGGAGGAACTTGCCACCCTTGGCCTTCGGGCACTCCTGAGCCAGGTTCGGCTTGCCGCCGTAGTCGAAGGTGTCGAGCTTCTTGTAGGCCGTGGCGTCGGGGAAGAAGTTCGCGGCCTTCAGCGCGGCGTCGGCGGCCGCTTGTGCCTCGCCGGCGGATGCGGAGGAGACCAGACGCCAACCGCCGAGTGCCTCCTTCTGCAGGTACTGGGCCACCAGATCGGGATGTGAGTTCTGCAGATCCGACAGCGTCGCGCCGTTCGGGAAGTCAGCCGCCACCTCGGGGTGCTCCGCCAGGATCCGATCGGCCGCGGGGAGATCCTGGGGCAAGGGGAGTCGCGCCAGCTCCGCCGTCTTCGGCGGCGCTGGATCCTGTGGGTCGTCGACGTAGATCTCGACCGGCTTCCACGAGGGATTCGTCCCTCGGGGCCCGATACCCGGTGGGACGATCCACCAGATCAGCGTGAGGATCACGAGGAACCCGGTGAGGCCGGCGAGGGACAACAGCAGGCCTAGGCGCGCGCCGAGGTTGGTGCCCAGCAAGAGGTACACCGATCCCATCAGGACGGCCACGCCGACGGCGACGACGAGGACCCCCCGGATGTGAGGGTCCCAGGCGATGCCGGCGAACACAGTGAGGAGGTTCACGCTCACAAGCTCCGCTCGTACTGGACGACCGCGGCGATCTGCTCCTCGGTGAGCATCACCTGGTCAGGGGACATCGGGTAGATCTTCGGGCCCGGGATGTTGGGTGGGGTGACGTTGGGGTTGACCCCGAACCCCGGCATCTGGCCGGCCCCGGACAGGCCGCTGGTGCCGTAGGACTTGCCTGCCACACCGCCGACGGAGACGAACTCGATCTGCTGCGCGGCGGTCGGGAACTGCCGGAGGGAACGACCGCCGGTGAGGTTCCACCCGAAGGCGCCGCCGCCCGGAACGCCCGGTTGGCCGTAGGACCACCCGTCGGTGTGGCAGCGTCCGCAGGAGTAGGCCCCACCGGCGAACTTGGTGTAGAGGCCCATGTTGAAGATCGCCTCGCCGAGCGTGGCGAACTGCCCGCCCGGGACGGTGCACTTGCCGTCCGCGTCGGGCGCGCAGGTGTCGGCGAGCTCCTTCTCGACCTCGGCCCGGGCCTCCGGACCCGAAAGCTGGATGCTCTGCAGGTAGTCGATGATGTTGTCGATCTGCTGATCGGTGAGCGGGCCCCCGCCCGCTGCCCCCCACGCGGGCATGGGGGAGAAGCCACGGCCGTAGATCAGGATGTTGCGTACCTCATCGCGCGAGTAGCGGAACAGCACGGTGTTCAGTGCGGGAGCCTGCCAGCTCACCTGGGCCACGAAGTCTCCGTTCGGAGCGGTGATGGTGTAGTTCGCAGCACCACCCACACCCTTCGGACCGTGGCACGCCGCGCACTGGGCGCCGGTGTTGTACAGCTCTTCGCCCCGCTTGATGAACGTCTCGTTGTAGGCCTCGACGCGGCCCTCCATCCGCCCTGGCTCCGCCAACCAGTACAGCGGCAGCGTCACCCCGATCACCGCGAGCGTCGCCAATCCGAGGGCGAGCGTGCGGTCGAGCTTCGTGGTCTCGAGCGTGTCGTCGTCGTAGTAGGGCTTGCGGTTGGCGGCGAGCTCGATCTCCGAGCCGACCTCGCGGCGACCCTTGCGCATGTTGGCGACGACCGCGACGACGAAGCCGATCGACAGGATGACCGCGATCACGTAGCCGATCGCTCGCTGCGTGTTGGCCAGGACGATCTGGCCGGAGAGGACCTCCATCAGTGACCTCCACCCCCACCCGTGACACAGTGGGGACCCTCCGCTTCCTGTCCGGTGGTGTTCGTGCCGATCGGCGGTCCCTGGATGACCGTGCCGGTGTCGACCGTGAGCACCCCACCGGTGACCTCGGTGACGAACCGATCCATTCCCCGGGGGGCCGGGCCACCCTTCTTCTCACCCGCCTGGTTGTACTGCGAGCCGTGGCAGGGACACTCGAACCACTGGGAGGTCTTGCAGTCAGGCACCCGGCACCCCAGGTGCGGGCACTTCTGGTAGAGGACCGCCAGACCGGCCTCCATGCTGTTGAGCACGGGCTGCGGGTAGACGGCCTTCGCCTTGTCGATGGCGGCCTCGGGGTAGTTGGTGATCCACATCCGCCCTTCGGCCACGTAGTAGAAGCCGTCGTTGGCGTCGACCGCGGCCTTGATGTCCGCGACGTTGCCGACGCGGATCTTCGAGCCGAAGCCGCCCTTGGGCTGGGGCCATAGGAACGCCAGCACCGCAGCGCCGAAGCCACTGAGGCCGAGGCCCATCAACAGCACGATGCTGCGGTTGAAGAACTGGCGGCGCGTGACTCCCAGCGTGTCCGGATCGGGCGGGACGTACGGCGCGAGATCGGCAGCACCCACGGTCGCCAGCTCGGCGCCGCCCCCACGGCGCTCGACCTCCACCGACCGTTCGACCTCGCGGCCGGTAATGCGGGTCGCTCCGGCCAGCACGGCCGGTTCCCCACGGTCCCGCTTGAGGGTCTCGCGGGAGAGCAAGCCGGTCGCCTCGTCGGTGTCGCGCCGTCTCGCGGCGGCCACGAGCAGGACCAGCGCGAGGACCACGACGACGGGCACGGCGATGACGAGGGGGTTCATGACGAGCTCCTCGGGCTACGGCGGTGTGCGGCGACGACCATCACAGCTCGAAGTGGAGTCCCTCGGTCCAGGGGGCGACGAAGTTGAAGCCGGGCCCCCGGAAGAACGAGCCGATGATGACCAGCACCGCCCAGAACATCATCTGGACCGTGAACAGCGAGATGGCGAACTTGCGGTCCTCGGGCTTGTTGCTGGGGTTGCGGTCCATGAACGGAGCGAGGATCAGCAAGAAGATGCCCATCCCCGGAATGGTCACCCCCGCGACCATCGGGTGGAACATGGTGAGCAGCTCCTGCAGACCCAGGAAGTACCAGGGCGCCTTGGAGGGGTTGGGGGTCTGGTTGACGTTCGCCAGCTCCAGCAGTGGCGCGTCCACGAAGATCGAGAACAGCAACGTGAACGCGGTGATCGCCAGCGCGGCGACGAACTCGACGGCCAGCAGGTGGGGCCACACGTGCACCTTGTCCTGCG encodes:
- a CDS encoding QcrA and Rieske domain-containing protein, yielding MNPLVIAVPVVVVLALVLLVAAARRRDTDEATGLLSRETLKRDRGEPAVLAGATRITGREVERSVEVERRGGGAELATVGAADLAPYVPPDPDTLGVTRRQFFNRSIVLLMGLGLSGFGAAVLAFLWPQPKGGFGSKIRVGNVADIKAAVDANDGFYYVAEGRMWITNYPEAAIDKAKAVYPQPVLNSMEAGLAVLYQKCPHLGCRVPDCKTSQWFECPCHGSQYNQAGEKKGGPAPRGMDRFVTEVTGGVLTVDTGTVIQGPPIGTNTTGQEAEGPHCVTGGGGGH
- a CDS encoding menaquinol-cytochrome c reductase cytochrome b subunit → MTEIPEHLRKRAEAARQKAAEKKAAEAGAESAAPEASAAGEPAGGGKIPAHLLERSRAAKARTAGTGAAAEAGAPTAAAAAAVATAAPPPAATGPGGHTQRLLTVVKAGSIQDVKATPQDKVHVWPHLLAVEFVAALAITAFTLLFSIFVDAPLLELANVNQTPNPSKAPWYFLGLQELLTMFHPMVAGVTIPGMGIFLLILAPFMDRNPSNKPEDRKFAISLFTVQMMFWAVLVIIGSFFRGPGFNFVAPWTEGLHFEL
- a CDS encoding c-type cytochrome — translated: MEVLSGQIVLANTQRAIGYVIAVILSIGFVVAVVANMRKGRREVGSEIELAANRKPYYDDDTLETTKLDRTLALGLATLAVIGVTLPLYWLAEPGRMEGRVEAYNETFIKRGEELYNTGAQCAACHGPKGVGGAANYTITAPNGDFVAQVSWQAPALNTVLFRYSRDEVRNILIYGRGFSPMPAWGAAGGGPLTDQQIDNIIDYLQSIQLSGPEARAEVEKELADTCAPDADGKCTVPGGQFATLGEAIFNMGLYTKFAGGAYSCGRCHTDGWSYGQPGVPGGGAFGWNLTGGRSLRQFPTAAQQIEFVSVGGVAGKSYGTSGLSGAGQMPGFGVNPNVTPPNIPGPKIYPMSPDQVMLTEEQIAAVVQYERSL
- a CDS encoding NADH-quinone oxidoreductase subunit A, translating into MAQYLPIFALLVLAVLFGAISRAAQRLLVPPKPTPPKIAPYECGIIPSREPPERFPVKFFLVAMIFIVFDIEIIFFFPFALAFRDLGGFGIAAVVIFALAVFESFVYLIAKGALEWGPVRRERPSELVSPTRTAATTVRRVGTEGRQPAVASEAA